A DNA window from Camelina sativa cultivar DH55 chromosome 17, Cs, whole genome shotgun sequence contains the following coding sequences:
- the LOC104757767 gene encoding uncharacterized oxidoreductase At4g09670-like yields the protein MSGDNPIRIGLLSCTKIVRKLSRAINLSPNATISALATYTSSIEEAKSFAESNNFPPNTKIHGSYESLLEDPDVDAVYLPIPASLHVEWAVRAARQGKHILLDKPVALNVSEFDQILEACEVNGVQFMDGTQWMHNPRTAKFMDFIKDFEIKTVHSCFSFAANGNFLRNDNRVKPGLDGLGALGDAGWYTIQAALVANNFKLPKTVTALPGPVLNDAGIVLSCGALFDWEEEGITATIYCSFLANLTMEITAIGAKGTVSVHDFVIPYRETEAAFTTSSGGCCLSEHKVMTELPQEACMVIEFARLVGEVKNRGAKPDGFWLSFSRKTQLLVDAVKESIDNNLEPVILSGR from the exons ATGTCCGGCGACAACCCAATTCGAATCGGACTCTTAAGCTGCACCAAAATCGTCCGTAAACTCTCTCGAGCCATCAACCTCTCTCCAAACGCTACTATCTCCGCCTTAGCCACCTACACCAGCTCCATCGAAGAAGCTAAATCGTTTGCTGAATCTAACAACTTTCCTCCGAACACGAAGATCCACGGCTCCTACGAGTCGCTTCTAGAAGATCCTGATGTAGACGCCGTCTATTTACCTATTCCGGCTAGTCTCCACGTGGAGTGGGCTGTACGCGCCGCGAGGCAGGGTAAGCATATACTTCTTGATAAGCCTGTTGCTTTGAACGTCTCTGAGTTTGATCAGATTTTGGAAGCTTGTGAGGTTAATGGTGTTCAGTTTATGGATGGGACTCAGTGGATGCATAATCCTAGAACTGCTAAGTTCATGGACTTTATAAAGGATTTTGAGATTAAAACT GTGCATAGTTGTTTCTCATTTGCAGCAAACGGAAACTTCTTAAGAAATGATAATCGTGTGAAGCCTGGTCTTGATGGGCTTGGAGCTCTTGGTGATGCTGGATGGTACACAATCCAAGCAGCTCTTGTTGCCAACAACTTCAAACTTCCAAAAACCGTCACTGCCTTGCCCGGTCCTGTCTTAAACGATGCGGGAATCGTTCTTTCTTGTGGTGCATTGTTCGATTGGGAAGAAGAAGGGATTACCGCGACGATCTACTGTTCCTTCTTGGCAAATCTAACGATGGAGATAACCGCGATCGGTGCGAAAGGTACGGTCAGTGTTCACGACTTTGTTATCCCGTATCGGGAAACTGAGGCTGCGTTTACTACAAGCAGTGGAGGTTGTTGTCTTAGTGAACACAAAGTCATGACCGAGCTTCCACAAGAGGCGTGTATGGTGATAGAGTTTGCTCGGTTGGTTGGAGAAGTCAAAAACAGAGGAGCTAAACCGGATGGGTTTTGGCTGAGCTTTAGCCGGAAGACGCAGCTGCTTGTTGATGCCGTGAAAGAGTCGATTGATAATAACCTTGAACCGGTTATTCTCTCCGGACGGTAA